A window of the Labeo rohita strain BAU-BD-2019 chromosome 1, IGBB_LRoh.1.0, whole genome shotgun sequence genome harbors these coding sequences:
- the si:ch211-286b5.4 gene encoding afadin- and alpha-actinin-binding protein gives MAHKQVARSPTSHIRVQDCSEMLSSVIVPLCPNETTHSFSHRIFREEHRDLTNSLQEQIIEKDLHISRLQDALTSEREKCARLQCRCNQQAAELKRREQHNNRMKEKLSQLTDRHKHRGVSMEIINVLPKRTGRREPGFKTARADGRTEEALRLLLDRREAELREVMKLRHGLTTLLHMLRNNMEQTLRDKNGTELEDETDDNVLVQSEQCLGDHVTGGVVQEWMQVQKRLRELISKSPVALGTDQEKLMAHLEEELEQSRHLIRAQQQLLQDSVTSPLPAVLMDCYYLEEWERLQDHWEEFNRQRRSFQQERQAFTEAAIRLGHERCEFERQKAFRLKSDFLTLSPVKKTSRWNRRESTALSDLRAAVPEQLSLSPCATPSSEGSEITPGSRQNMVMTPNTPELYSALKLPYYRSERILHSPDERNTDWPF, from the exons ATGGCACACAAACAGGTTGCAAGATCTCCAACATCCCATATAAGAGTGCAGGACTGCTCAG AGATGCTGAGCTCTGTGATTGTGCCTCTGTGTCCTAATGAAACCACTCACAGCTTCTCACACAGGATCTTTAGAGAAGAGCACAGAGACCTCACCAACTCATTACAG GAGCAGATTATAGAGAAGGACCTCCACATCTCCAGACTACAAGATGCTCTGACCTCTGAAAGAGAAAAG tgcGCTCGGCTGCAGTGTCGCTGTAACCAGCAGGCGGCGGAGCTGAAGCGCAGAGAGCAGCACAACAACCGAATGAAAGAGAAACTCTCGCAACTCACCGACAGACACAAACACCGCGGCGTCT CCATGgagataataaatgttttgccaAAGCGGACAGGACGGAGAGAGCCTGGCTTCAAGACCGCAAGGGCTGATGGGAG GACAGAAGAAGCACTGCGTCTGCTGTTGGACCGAAGGGAAGCCGAGCTCAGAGAAGTGATGAAACTACGACACGGCCTTACTACACTACTGCACATGCTTAGAAATAATATGGAACAG aCACTACGAGACAAAAACGGTACAGAACTGGAGGATGAGACCGATGACAACGTGCTGGTCCAATCAGAGCAGTGCCTTGGTGATCATGTGACCGGAGGTGTGGTCCAAGAGTGGATGCAAGTCCAGAAGAGACTTCGGGAGCTCATCTCAAAGA GTCCTGTTGCTCTAGGAACAGACCAGGAAAAGCTGATGGCTCATCTTGAGGAAGAGCTGGAGCAGAGCAGACATCTGATCCGGGCGCAGCAACAGTTACTGCAG GACAGTGTAACTTCACCCCTCCCCGCTGTGCTGATGGACTGCTACTATCTGGAGGAGTGGGAGCGGCTACAGGACCACTGGGAGGAGTTTAACAGGCAGAGGCGGAGCTTCCAGCAAGAGCGGCAGGCCTTTACTGAAGCTGCTATCCGACTGGGTCACGAG AGATGTGAGTTTGAGCGGCAGAAAGCCTTCCGGTTGAAGTCAGACTTCCTCACTCTTTCTCCTGTCAAGAAAACCTCGAGGTGGAACAGGAGAGAAAGCACAGCGCTCAGCGACCTac gtgcAGCCGTACCGGAGCAGCTCTCTCTGTCTCCATGTGCCACACCATCATCTGAGGGGTCAGAGATCACGCCGGGTTCCCGTCAGAACATGGTTATGACCCCCAACACCCCTGAGCTGTACTCGGCTCTTAAACTGCCTTACTACAG GTCAGAACGGATCCTCCACTCGCCTGATGAACGCAACACGGACTGGCCCTTTTAA
- the nanos3 gene encoding nanos homolog 3, translating into MFGLCSVNAMAFSLLHYILSSHGHMESRNQDFQPWKDYMGLADKIRGMQRPAEQSDAGDDKTNQAAAAALLESPSGDPRRAHAGNMPTEKRNEERRKSTSSTHLERKFCSFCKHNGETEAVFTSHYLKDRAGDVMCPYLSQYVCPLCGATGARAHTKRFCPLVDKTYSSVYAKSTW; encoded by the coding sequence ATGTTTGGGTTGTGCTCGGTGAACGCCATGGCCTTTTCTCTTCTCCACTACATTCTCTCATCTCACGGACACATGGAGTCCCGAAATCAGGACTTTCAGCCCTGGAAAGACTACATGGGACTGGCAGATAAGATCAGAGGCATGCAGCGGCCAGCGGAGCAGTCAGACGCAGGCGATGACAAGACCAATCAAGCTGCCGCCGCTGCGCTCCTGGAGTCTCCAAGCGGCGACCCGAGACGAGCGCACGCCGGGAATATGCCGACGGAGAAAAGAAACGAGGAACGCCGCAAGAGCACTAGCAGCACTCATCTCGAGAGAAAGTTTTGCAGCTTCTGCAAACATAACGGAGAGACTGAAGCTGTGTTTACCTCTCACTACTTGAAGGACCGCGCCGGGGACGTGATGTGCCCGTACTTGAGCCAGTACGTGTGTCCTCTATGCGGTGCAACGGGGGCCAGAGCGCACACCAAGAGATTCTGCCCGCTGGTGGATAAAACCTACAGCTCCGTGTACGCCAAGTCAACATGGTGA
- the si:ch211-286b5.5 gene encoding guanine nucleotide-binding protein G(I)/G(S)/G(O) subunit gamma-5 — protein MRVLVSQTSANSVWSRSVIMSNNNASSSSVAVAQKAVKQLRLEAKIRRINVSQAATDLKNFCLQNAHKDPLLVGVPSSDNPFRPPKSCGLL, from the exons ATGCGCGTGCTTGTTTCTCAAACTTCCGCAAACTCTGTTTGGAGTCGGTCAGTCATCATGTCCAACAACAACGCTAGCAGCAGCAGTGTGGCCGTGGCGCAGAAAGCCGTCAAACAGCTCAGACTAGAGGCCAAAATACGACGAATTAAC GTTTCTCAAGCTGCCACAGACCTGAAGAACTTCTGCCTGCAGAACGCCCATAAAGACCCACTGCTGGTGGGCGTGCCATCCAGCGACAACCCCTTCCGCCCACCCAAGTCCTGCGGCCTCCTTTGA